The following proteins come from a genomic window of Musa acuminata AAA Group cultivar baxijiao chromosome BXJ1-7, Cavendish_Baxijiao_AAA, whole genome shotgun sequence:
- the LOC135678261 gene encoding proliferating cell nuclear antigen-like, with the protein MLELRLLQGGLLKKVLEAMRELVTDANFDCSRSGCSLQAMDSSHVALVALLLRSDGFDHFRCDRNRSMGMNLNHVAKLLRCAGNDDIVTLKADDDGDTVTFMFESPKQDKIADFEMKLMDIQSEHLGIPEAEYQAIVKMPSQEFARICRDLSTIGDTVVISVTKEGVKFSTKGDIGSANIVCRQNTTVGKPEESTIIEMKDPVSLTFALRYLISFTKATPLSNTVTVSMSSDLPMVVEYKIADMGYIRYYLAPKIDEDEDQA; encoded by the exons atgcTGGAGCTCAGGCTGCTGCAGGGCGGGCTGCTGAAGAAGGTGCTGGAGGCGATGCGGGAGCTGGTGACGGACGCCAACTTCGACTGCTCCCGCTCCGGCTGCTCCCTCCAGGCCATGGACTCCAGCCACGTCGCCCTCGTCGCCCTCCTCCTCCGCTCCGACGGCTTCGACCACTTCCGCTGCGACCGCAACCGCTCCATGGGCATGAACCTCAACCACGTCGCCAAGCTGCTGCGCTGCGCCGGCAACGATGACATCGTCACCCTCAAGGCCGACGACGACGGCGACACCGTCACCTTCATGTTTGAGAGCCCCA AGCAGGATAAGATTGCAGATTTTGAAATGAAGTTGATGGATATCCAAAGTGAGCACTTAGGCATTCCTGAAGCAGAATATCAAGCTATTGTAAAGATGCCATCACAAGAGTTTGCACGAATTTGCAGAGATCTGAGTACCATAGGTGACACTG TTGTAATATCTGTGACAAAGGAAGGAGTGAAGTTCTCGACCAAAGGAGACATTGGAAGTGCAAATATTGTTTGCCGGCAGAACACCACCGTAGGAAAG CCGGAAGAATCAACTATAATAGAGATGAAAGACCCAGTTTCCTTGACGTTTGCTCTTCGCTATCTGATCTCATTTACCAAGGCAACACCTTTGTCAAATACTGTCACAGTAAGCATGTCCTCAGATCTCCCTATGGTTGTCGAGTACAAGATTGCAGACATGGGCTATATCAGATACTACTTGGCTCCCAAGATCGATGAAGATGAAGACCAGGCTTAA